A single genomic interval of Ischnura elegans chromosome 3, ioIscEleg1.1, whole genome shotgun sequence harbors:
- the LOC124155978 gene encoding centromere protein J, which yields MGDLYKGDLFKKLQELKEWQAKQQEKLLSQQKEQQEVLMKQHKKTMEMIGLRKNADKKAFPLKEHPFNPVFEDSIRRNDPVASNHGENDRASDYSDNDKENVAGNVSLDDIPVKPIHKDFKELLEEKLKMEEPGIMLKGEPKVSTEQSQKRKFLKKGEGLKRFRMKLDGANKKCLSKNMKSATTPLSSVSNSGCKIVPVKSSHPSENQRELRGHGEGGSTSESPTWANVLIQQKKPEVNNKYEGSEEKTVKEDKKSKYEGVDLQVFELLEQMAVDSSFCSSSSTLLQFMEAPVISTPLKAILEKKEQSSVSNKKLPFGLDSSGEESDDTKRDFDSSFDSCYSEAHKAASAVLPKAVATQNVARVRFSNHVEKREFDPGIEESSVEESLVGMKKQFGDTEAWSDDDSNSDSDSERSVVSKQPESIKLPDKHDDVKSYSARSQCVTENIPSKSQHFQDESYQNDHQVEQDSTVVIKSDVLRQKMIELEHEIEKFRKENDKLNHMKRQHEQIHANWFKEKKEAERKLQEKEEILKSTVLEERKKFNREKQVFERYCRELRSQPTKQEREEIQSLQQKLSSLQQEMRQKESRNAAAQARITTRLKTLESENLQLKQEVEKLKKEKLLEAKKYQRLSSKSNAKSLHAINNQISDLQNCERDLIAQDVVPLKPIPSTLLREESKMGVKQQPNQNKPRALVQQRRRTLATSQGTSSKNAVGVGASIRRIHSVPDLMQDEAASDDVFSNVAHTIREHNVRDQGYIINDADVDLKTTSDGISDTGTVKSTVNHNRGDAIKCKSLIESSVRTLKNSQEENAKGGETLDKSLLEIVCDSLYPDEISRETVSARRNINQTVSVKVYPLEKINPDGSREIRYENGNFKHISPDGKSSKLFFYNGDVKETLADGTVRYYYSETRTWHTTFADGLEVLEFPNGQVERHWNGTKEVSFPDGTVRLIHSNGKEEVMLQDGTVATIEANGDQLIQLPNGQKEYQTKEYKKRVYPDGTVKIVYSDGVQETRYANGRIRLKDADGNLVMDQNPDAVSS from the exons GAGAATGTTGCTGGAAATGTCTCCTTGGACGATATACCTGTAAAGCCTATTCATAAAGATTTCAAAGAATTACTGGAAGAAAAGCTTAAAATGGAGGAACCTGGGATAATGCTTAAGGGAGAACCAAAGGTTTCCACAGAACAGAGTCAGAAAAGGAAGTTCCTTAAGAAAGGAGAGGGTCTGAAGAGATTCCGCATGAAACTTGATGGAGCCAATAAAAAGTGCTTatcgaaaaatatgaaatcagCTACCACTCCGCTGTCAAGTGTGAGCAATTCAGGCTGTAAAATTGTCCCCGTGAAATCATCTCACCCGTCCGAAAATCAAAGGG AGCTCAGAGGCCATGGTGAAGGAGGGTCTACTTCTGAAAGCCCAACATGGGCTAATGTTTTGATTCAACAGAAGAAACCAGAAGTTAACAATAAATATGAAGGTTCTGAGGAAAAGACGgtaaaagaagataaaaagagTAAG TACGAAGGAGTAGATCTTCAAGTCTTTGAGTTATTGGAGCAGATGGCTGTTGATTCAAGCTTTTGTTCTTCATCCTCAACACTGCTACAGTTTATGGAAGCTCCTGTAATATCAACACCATTGAaagcaattttggaaaaaaag gagcAGTCATCTGTGAGcaataaaaaattgccatttgGCTTGGATTCGAGTGGTGAGGAGAGTGATGATACAAAAAGGGATTTTGATTCCTCTTTTGATAGCTGTTACTCTGAAGCACATAAAGCTGCGTCAGCCGTTTTGCCCAAAGCAGTTGCCACCCAGAATGTTGCTCGGGTGCGTTTTTCAAATCATGTGGAGAAAAGAGAGTTTGACCCAGGCATTGAGGAGTCATCTGTGGAAGAGTCCTTAGTTGGAATGAAGAAACAATTTGGAGACACTGAGGCATGGAGTGATGATGACAGTAATTCCGATAGTGACAGTGAACGTTCAGTGGTATCAAAGCAGCCAGAAAGCATAAAACTCCCAGATAAGCATGATGATGTGAAGTCTTACTCTGCAAGGTCTCAGTGTGTTACAG aaaatatcCCTTCAAAGTCTCAACATTTTCAAGATGAATCATACCAAAATGATCATCAAGTTGAACAAGATTCAACTGTTGTTATAAAAAGTGATGTGTTGCGTCAAAAAATGATTGAGTTGGAGCATGAAATAGAGAAATTTAGgaaagaaaatgacaaattgaACCACATGAAAAGGCAGCATGAACAGATTCATGCAAATTGgtttaaagaaaagaaagaggCAGAGAGAAAACTACAGGAgaaggaagaaatattgaaaagtactGTATTAGAGGAGAGAAAGAAATTCAACAGAGAAAAGCAAGTTTTCGAACGGTACTGTAGGGAATTGCGCAGCCAGCCCACAAAgcaagaaagagaagaaatccaATCCCTTCAGCAAAAG TTGTCTTCTTTGCAACAAGAGATGCGACAAAAAGAAAGCAGAAATGCTGCTGCCCAGGCTCGAATAACAACTAGACTCAAAActttggaaagtgaaaatttacaattgaaaCAGGAAGTTGAAAAACTCAAAAAAGAGAAGCTTCTTGAGGCAAAAAAG TACCAGAGACTAAGTAGCAAATCAAATGCCAAGAGTCTTCATGCTATTAACAACCAGATTAGCGATTTGCAAAACTGTGAGAGAGATCTAATAGCCCAAGATGTTGTTCCCTTAAAACCTATACCCTCTACATTACTGAGAGAGGAATCCAAAATGGGAGTTAAACAGCAACCTAATCAAAATAAGCCAAGAGCTTTGGTGCAACAACGGAGAAGAACTCTAGCAACTAGCCAGGGTACTTCTAGCAAGAATGCTGTAGGTGTGGGTGCATCAATTCGTCGTATACACAGTGTTCCTGACCTAATGCAGGATGAAGCAGCTTCTGATGATGTTTTTTCCAATGTGGCTCATACTATtagagaacataatgttagagatCAAGGTTACATCATAAACGATGCTGATGTTGACTTGAAGACTACTTCTGATGGTATTTCTGACACTGGGACTGTAAAATCAACTGTGAATCATAACAGGGGTGATGCAATCAAGTGTAAATCATTGATAGAATCTAGTGTAAGGACATTGAAAAATTCACAAGAAGAGAATGCGAAAGGGGGTGAAACATTGGATAAATCGCTTTTAGAAATTGTATGTGATTCCTTATACCCTGATGAAATATCAAGAGAAACTGTCTCTGCCCGGAGAAATATTAATCAGACAGTCTCTGTGAAAGTATAcccattggaaaaaataaaccCCGATGGAAGTCGTGAAATTAGGTatgaaaatggtaatttcaaGCACATATCTCCTGATGGAAAAagttcaaaattgtttttttataatggtGATGTGAAGGAAACACTAGCAGATGGGACAGTCAGATACTACTACTCAGAAACACGGACTTGGCACACCACTTTTGCTGATGGTCTTGAAGTCTtggaatttcctaa TGGCCAGGTAGAACGCCATTGGAATGGCACCAAAGAAGTATCTTTTCCTGATGGTACTGTACGATTAATTCATTCAAATGGAAAGGAGGAAGTAATGCTTCAAGATGGAACAGTAGCAACTATCGAAGCCAATGGCGATCAACTTATCCAATTGCCTAATGGTCAGAAGGAATATCAGACAAAGGAATATAAG aAAAGGGTGTATCCCGATGGGACTGTAAAGATTGTTTACTCAGATGGTGTTCAAGAAACAAGGTATGCAAATGGTCGTATACGTCTCAAAGATGCTGATGGAAATTTAGTCATGGATCAGAATCCAGATGCTGTGAGTTCTTGA